A genome region from Streptomyces pratensis includes the following:
- a CDS encoding DUF4349 domain-containing protein: MQYERHTEIHPPVRPVRRRAHALTAAGLLVALLTTGACAASDDNRGQGLKSASDDKAAAPAAAGAGAGEKSAARSADGPSVSPETASSLVTHVIHTATLELEVKDVAKAVAVARSAVTKGLSLGRIEEETTERLDESREGAHLVLRVPQNDYGRVLDELAGSGKVLSRTSNAKDVTGEVVDVESRIATQRASVARIRDLMDKAEKLTDVVTLEGELSSRQADLESLLARQESLKNRTTFATITLELSEPYEDGKDPEEDTGFLDALAGGWDAFVTMLRWIMVAIGATAPFLAAAAVLVLVWRLLRSRLPQRRTTPQEPSEAPQAPPAA; encoded by the coding sequence GTACGAACGCCACACGGAGATTCATCCACCTGTCCGGCCAGTCCGACGCCGCGCCCATGCGCTGACAGCCGCCGGACTGCTCGTCGCTCTCCTGACCACCGGGGCGTGCGCCGCCTCCGACGACAACCGTGGGCAGGGGCTGAAATCCGCGTCCGACGACAAGGCTGCGGCGCCCGCCGCAGCCGGTGCCGGTGCCGGTGAGAAGTCGGCTGCCAGGTCCGCCGACGGCCCCTCCGTGTCGCCGGAGACGGCCTCCTCGCTGGTGACTCACGTTATCCACACGGCCACTCTCGAACTCGAGGTGAAGGACGTGGCGAAGGCGGTGGCCGTGGCCCGCAGCGCCGTGACGAAGGGCCTGAGCCTCGGCAGGATCGAGGAGGAGACCACGGAGCGGCTGGACGAAAGCCGTGAGGGGGCGCACCTCGTGCTGCGCGTGCCCCAAAACGACTACGGACGTGTGCTGGACGAGCTCGCCGGCTCGGGAAAGGTGCTGTCCCGTACGTCGAACGCCAAGGACGTCACCGGCGAGGTCGTCGACGTCGAGAGCCGGATCGCCACCCAGCGGGCGAGCGTCGCGCGGATCCGCGACCTGATGGACAAGGCCGAGAAGCTCACCGACGTGGTGACGCTGGAAGGTGAACTGAGCAGCCGCCAGGCCGATCTGGAGTCGCTCCTCGCCCGGCAGGAATCACTGAAGAACCGCACCACGTTCGCGACCATCACCCTCGAACTCAGCGAACCCTACGAGGACGGCAAGGACCCCGAGGAGGACACCGGCTTCCTGGACGCGCTGGCCGGCGGCTGGGACGCGTTCGTGACGATGTTGCGGTGGATCATGGTGGCGATCGGCGCCACGGCTCCGTTCCTGGCCGCCGCGGCCGTTCTGGTGCTCGTGTGGCGGCTTCTGCGAAGCCGACTGCCACAGCGCCGTACGACGCCCCAGGAGCCTTCGGAGGCACCGCAGGCCCCTCCGGCCGCGTAG